Genomic window (Primulina eburnea isolate SZY01 chromosome 8, ASM2296580v1, whole genome shotgun sequence):
AAGCAAAATATCGCAGTTTTAAGACTTACATAAATATTCTGCCGATGGAAAGCAACAAAATAACCTTCACAAATGGATTTGAGTTTCTGTCGGAATTCAACAGCTTCTATTCCGCAAAAAGCTTCCCCAGCCAGAATGAAGATACTTAGGTCTTcataatttcttaaaaattgaTGAATGCTACTCGAAGTAACAGCAGAAGAAGAAAGCAAAACTGCTATCCGGCTTGTCATAAGTTGCCACAGGTTCTTCTGACCCCTCTGTAAGGTATGTGAAACAATCAGTGTAGCATCTTTTCGCAGGAGAAACCATGGGGATCCACTACTTGATGCCGCGCTTCCATTATCTCGTCCCTCATCATTTGGATGATATACAGACTTGGAACCGTCAGAAGATGCAGAATATTCAGGTGGCTCATCGATTGATGTTAAAGAAAATCCTCTTGCAGTTGAAAGGAGTGAACATTCTTCTGCTGGAAAAGTGGAAGAAGCTTCCCTCTTAGAATCATGCGAGATCCCAGATAAGTTACTATGTTGCTTCACACTGGGAGAATGGAAGGATGAAACCTGTCAGACCATGTATAAGAAATTGATTACTCTCAGTCACAAGTAATTAACATAAAGTCACATTGTGATTTCTGAAGATGTCTACTATATTCTTATCTGCAAAGTACTAATATgaacaaaagaaaatgaagcaaCGTGAGATGCATCATCCTCAACATAATAACCTAAGGTAAGAATTACACAAGGAATTCGGAATTTAATTCTAATCATAAACTTGCATGAGGAAACAATGCTATTATAACATTGTGAAAGCCACACAAAGAGGTAAGACAACATATTGTGGTAATTGCATACAGTATAACCTCTCATATGAGTTAGTAAAGTTGAAACTATTCAATCACATCCGCTTCCGCGAGCATACAATATTCGACAATAATCAATTAATGTTTGAAGTTAACTTTACAAATAAGATTTTTGAGGCAAGAAGTCCTAAGAAAGATATAACCGTCCACATCAGAATATTTTGAAAGGGAGTACAAGCAATATCCTCCAAGATGTTACAGTTTAGAGACGTAATAGACATTAGACAAACAAAAAGAATGATAAACATATAGAGAACATATTTTTCCAAGATAGGTTGTAGCTTCGAAGAGAAGTTGCATATAAGATGAATACACAAAATAAAGTGGATATAATTGATGATATGGTTACGATGAAGTATGCCAAAGATATTAATCGAATATGATAAATGCATCGtatttccaaaaatcataaagtAATAATTTGATTTCTTTCCAGAATAGATTCTCAACAACGGAGGAGAAGAAAATAATGGACAAAAAGGTGACAACATATAACAAAAAACTTACGTTCTCGTCTAGTTGGAAGCTCGTTATCGAATAATATGAACACATCTGCTTAAAGAGAACGGAGAGTGTTGCTAGCAAACACTGTCTGAACTTGGATTCAGGTATCCGTAAACACAAATCACTGTATGTAAGCCTGACCAggattaaaaaacaaaaatcatgaaatgcataTAATCACGATGGCTACTTCAAAGCGAAAGAAATCTCTCACAAACATAAAAATAGAGAGGTGTCCCGAATATCAAGGTCCATATTTTTTCCCAAATAATAGACAAAAAACAGGTTATACCTCATGTTCTGCATGTTGGAATCTTCCACATCCTGCAGTAAGTTAAACCGTTAGCTGCTAGCATGAACATAACATCCACAGCCAGGACAGTCAGTTCAGGAGTTGAAGATTATTTTTGGACATCCATAACAAAATAATAATCTAGCAAGGATCCCACATACCCACTAAATTCTTTATCCCTAGTAAATAAGTCCAAAACAACGAAAATTCAATATCCATATGGTATTTAAGTAAATAAGTAACAAACAACACATTTATTACACACCGTTAAAAAACCTTGAAGATTACAAACTTATTAACATATGTTAAGACTAAATAATATCTGCCATATTAGTAAAGAAATAAAGGAGAGTCCCAGAGTTCAGCAAGACACATTATAAGTAACCTTGCTAAAAATGACAGAAGCAATTTATTTCAGTAAGCATTAAGTGATTACTTGGTtaatttacataatttttccgGTTTATTCAAATATTTTCACCTGGTCTTCAATACAGCACATGACAAGCAAAAATATAGGACTGCGACAGATATTTTCGATCTCCATGATCTTTTGAGTGACCAGTCTGTTTGCTTTCTTCCTTAGCATATCCCAATATTTTcctatttttctttttcctggACCTTAAGTTGTCGTACGTACATTCACCAATTTTCTAGCATTAAGAACTATATATTCAATATACAAATCCTTCAGCGAGTCTTTAACTTGCATCGGGTGTGTCCCTAACATGCCTTTGCATGTCAATAAGTAGAAAACTTGCTGAAATCATTCCTGGAGATGTTCTTGTACATTAGAGAATAGTTCCAGCAATAACTCACATACAAAGATGTCCAGGACAGAAAGAAGGAATGTGCTTCCTTGTAGGACGTGAGAGAAGGGGAGTTGACAGAACTAATAACCAAAGTACCAACATCAACACTGGAGGTAGGGGAAGGGGGAAGGAACAGTGTAGGAAAAATTATCCAACACTAACATGGCACATGTTTAAGTGCAGAACGCCAAATGGTAGAGGTATCTCCCAAAAGTTTGTAAAAAAATGAATCAATCATCATTGTTGCCACAATATATCATATGCAACAATTGCAAGAAATAATTACTCAGAGATATGGAGAGGAAGTAGGggaaattttcatttatttcgGGGTACAGCAAAATATAGTAGTTAATCAATCCTGCGAGTTACGGAGAGGAAGTAGGGGGCATTTCCATTTACTTTAGGTACAGCAGATTATAGTTGTTTATCAACCATGTGGGTTCTCCAGGAATCCAATCCACTGAGCTACATTTTGACCGAAATAGTTTCATGAAAGTAGTGTTCCATGATGATGCCCACTGGGTAAATGATAATATGATAAATTTCTTTCTTGAATTGTGTACTTCAATCAATTGTTCCGAGTTAAAACCATAACTATGTTCAATAATTCACAGGCGCTTGAATAATGATATGTTATGTAAAAGGTACCTCCAGCACAATGACCCTCAAAGCAGAGTGGCTTTCTGTTAGAGCCTCCTGCATAAAAAAACTTTGTATCTTTTCAGCTAAACCAGAGACATCACCAATTAATGCATAAGCATCGATCACCTGCATTAAAGAAGAAAACATAAATCAAGATTATATTTGATCTGATGCATGTTTGCATGAACCAGAAACGGTCAAAGTACGAGAAACTTCATTTGTGGGTTGCTAACTTCTTTCCTCTTAATATGATGAAGAAACGCATACTAATTTCTGACAAGAAATCAACTAGGATAGAAGCCCTTATCTCAcaggaaaatgtacaaagaTTGAAGCCAAATACACACCCATGCTAGTAGGACATATCCTTTACATTCTTGACTAGAAATATCGAGACCAAAATACTACATTAAACATGATGGGACTCAATGGATTTATTTGTATAGACAGTTACAATGGAAAGAATGGGACCACCTTCATTGGGAACGTACACTGCCGTAAGAGAATGAAAGATGTTGACACTCATCAAACATAACATGATGTGCCCACAAATACAAAATCAGTCATTAAGTAAAACACCAGTTATAAAGGTACTAACCAATCCTAACTATTGATCACGTTAAATGAAGAGGAAATGgatatttgattaaaaaaaatagttggCCAACCAATAAATTGCACTTTATGAATTTCAATTctaaataatttatataaagAAAATGCGGCAAATGCAGCACTAACAGTTATATAGTCATCCTCTTTGAAGTCCTGGCACACTTTTAATAGAAGTGAATCCAGCTTCTGAAGAGTTTTTCCAAGCCATACCTGCATTCAATTAAAACAGAAAAAGGAAAATGAACAAAGTGATCCATAACAGAAGGGCAGAATAAGATGGATTAACACCACTGGAGAACTTTATGTGCTTTAAAACATAAATGCAATTGCTTAATTCACCTCAACACCACTGGTCATCTCTTTCACTACTGAAAGACCGGACAAACTATCAAGAAGTTGCAAATATTCAGATAGTATTTGGAATGCCTGAAATGGACGAGTCACGTTCttagcaaaaaaaaattaaatatccaCAAATATACAGAATTGAAGTgaagacaaaaaaaaattgcttgaagaaaaataaaaaataaaggaaCCTGCAAGGTGAATAATACCTTGGAAAAATTTCCTTCCCCAACAAGAGTTTCAAGAGCCTCTTGCATATTCACTACATTGCCCATCTCAGTAAGAATGGGGAGCAAGTCCTGCAATTTATAAAACAATAATTTAGATAACTAAAATATAAAGTTTGTAATTCGATAATTAAACCAGTATGACAACAATGCTCAATTTGTCTACTAGTTTAAAATGAGTAAATCACAGGCGAAGATTTTGTCAATGGATCGATTTCTATGATCATCCAAACTGAAAAACTTGGTTTGGTTCAAAATTTAGATGCAAAAAAATCCAAACAAACCGATtactattataattataaaaaaagtattttttaaTTTCATGTGTAAATGTTTTAATGTTTCTTGTCGCAAGTATTTTTATAGCAACGGGTTTGTTTGATTGATTATAAAAAGTAACAGTAAAATGTGGTTAAAATGGCGATGCTACATGTTTGACTATCATGCAAAAAATACAATCGTTGTAACTGGCTTTATTGCTTTTCAaatctatttatttattcttttcTAATAAATTTTGTAGTTTCTTCAGAAAAAATAATTCAGAATTGATTTGTGTTGAGAAGAGGAAAGGTACCATTAGCATCTGTTTCATCAACATTCGTTTTTATAAATTTGGGAAGAATTGAGCTAAAATATGTCAAATACTAGAATGATGTGGATGGGTGACTAGTAAGAAAGAAAAGATTCAGTGACCAGTTACTATGGATAGCCAGTCAAGAACTCAAATGAGCAATCTTGGCTTAAAATATctctatttttaaacattggaTTAGTATAATATAAGGTCCTGAAGAAAATCAAAAGCACTGCAAATATAGATTATAAAAATCCAAAACTGTCAACAATGAACAAATTTCAAATAAACAAATGAGGAACAGTGAAATCAAACTAGGTCAATCTATTTTCAAATATGATCTGGATGCATCAGACTATGGTTGATGCTTAAATGGGCAGGAGAAGAAACAATAAGTTGCAAGGATAATAACTTGTCTAAACTCCCAGGAGAGATATTACCAGAAGTGCTTGTTTCTTTTTGGAATTTGTTGTCACAATGAGATCCCTAGACACTTCATTCCTTGAAGAGGTAAGGTGTCTTCGCCCATTCTGCACAGATCAAAAGTACAGTAACTGGTTGAAAGTAGGGAAATTTTTGAATAATAAGAAGCCGTCTTTCCAAAAAAGTAAACAAAATAGAGAAAGGCAGAAACTTTAGAGCAAAAAAGATATAGCTTGAATAATTAATGTGAAACCTAAATGACGTgttcaataaaaaaattgaaaagactatattaaattcaaaagttTCTAAAACAAACATGTGGAGGGCTCTTTGAAATCTCCATTCAAAATTCCAGCAAAATAGAATATACCTCCCCCTTGATCACTCCCATTAGCAAAAGCACAAAATTTAACTAAAAACATGTTCAAAggtatccaaatatttcgcatGATATCTCGTATTGGTAACTCTATTTTGTTCTTACTAACTTGTTAAAAGtggaaattaaaaattaataagaaAGAGAAGAACGTGAAAAAATAAAACGAAAATTGATTAATTAACAGATTATGTGATGGACTTTAGGTACAATTTTTTGTTCTGGAAATCGCATCCGGATGTTTGTCATATGACCTTCCAATAATGGGGGAAAACATAGGGAACACTAGTACATGTGAATATTCAATGCTGAAAGGCAAAAGAGTCACCTGCTTACCATGCAAATAACATTTGCAATCTTCAGGTCCTTCTCCAGTTCCCTCACCAGATTCATACCCTTCACTGAAACAAGTATCTATTTGATATAATAGTCTACGAAGAAATTTCATAAGGTACCGCTAGTTCATTAACAGAAGACCGGAATGATGTCTGATATGCCATGGGAAATGAAATATTACCAATCAATCCGATGCATTAAAAGTAATGAATATAAACAAGACCAAAAAAAAATCTGCCAAGTTCCAAGACCAAGGATTTGGaggtgaaataaaaataaaaaataagtaaaCTCCTTGCATCATCAAGACAAGAATGTGACTGAAATCAAAACAGTAAGCATTCAATCAACTCCATGCACCAAAGCAAAGAAATATCAGAGTCAAAATAGTCTTCGAAAACTCGTTCATAATCATAAAGGAACAGGAATCACGTCTATAATGACATGCATCTCATCTTCCAGAAATCTGACTCAGATTTGTAAAAGTTGAATCTGGTCCTAATTAGTCCATTGATAGGCCATGCACTGGAGTTATTATTCAGTGTAAAATGTGAGAACAAAATCAGAGCATAATTATAAACTTAACGGACTGGTAACAATGCCAAATAAACAATAATAACTCCGGTAAAAATGCAACAAGAGCTTTCCTGTTGTCCAGAACACAAGAAAGATGAAACCCACCCATTTCTTCATGATGTTCCATGACATGACGTGATAGACGCTCGGAAATTTTATCCAGTTGTGCAAGGCGGAGAGTGGCCTGTAAAAGCATGCAATGCATAATGcatctaaatgaaatattttgcCAGAGAGAGAGaggaaaatatttaataaaaaatgtaATTAGTATCAAGCATATACACAACAGCATAATTTACAATTTGGGTGCATTCATGAAATCAATGCATAATAGAGAGagagaaatttgaaatcatgAAATCAATGCATAATCCATTAAGCAAATCAACTAGCACATTATGGGCACACACCCAGAGAAGAGACCCTTAGAATAAGCTATACATATAAAGCAAGCTAGAAGTGATAGAGGTCACAAAAGCAACATGggcaagaaaaagaaaataatataaaataaaataaaccaaaCCCTCATTCACAACTCCATTAAGCAAAGCAACTCAGGTACCAATTTCAGTAAATGGGGTAGAGGCAAGACGTGAATGTAGCAAAGACAAATACCTTTTCCTCAAAATATGAAGGTTCAATCTCTTCAGAGGGAATTTGTTCCAAAATATATCTAACAGGATCAAACTCCTAAAACAAATACAACAGCTTTATCAATGGAATGGCTTGAGTAAGACAAAAGTGCGAATTGTAGTCAAGGAAAATAGGCATACCACAATCTATGTAAAACATGAGTATCAGTCATAGAAGTGgatattcaaaatcaaactaAGAAAGAAAAACTTAACAGATGTTTTGCATGTCCTCCCATAAAAGAAACCATCAACCAAATCATTTCCATtttcaacaaataaggcatcataaaaaataattcgtGACATCCGAAATCATTCTCAAAACAATTTTTCTCCATTGAATTATGTATAAGCTATAAtatattatgaaaataaatatagCACCATACAGTTTCACGGGTAAAGTTACATATAGaagtgatttacaagaaatgcTTGCACTATTGGGCAAGAGCGCTTCAAAGGCCACTCATTATAAGTAATAATACTCTTTTTACATATCACCCAGAATCGTATCTTTATCAAAACTGTTCCGGGCACACAAAAATATCAACAGTTTGCTTCCTCTATGGATAATGATAAAAATGCCATAGAGATATGAATGAAATCACTTAATGCATGTAATCATAGATGACGTTGTTAGTATTTTTGTATCTAAACAGCATATATACATCTCATTAAGATCTATTGACAgattttttcttattaaatagtAATTTAAAGTCAATAAAAAAAAGGCACTAAACAATATTTGATAACCTCCTTGAAGAATTCTTCCTCAAGCTCATCCACGGCTTGAGGTCTGCATCCATATATAGAACTTAACTCTTCCGAGCTCGAGGATAAAGTATGCCTCTGATGTGGAGGTAGTCCAGCAAGAACCCGGGCAACAGCTGCAGCTGCGGCTGCTCGTGCTGGAACCTGAAAACAGAATTTTCAAATGTAGCAAGTCGGGAATAAGGCAATGACTATCAAATTACCCTGCATGCTTCTAGTCAACAATATACTCATACACTTTTTATAAAGGGAACTGTCAACAAATATACCGAGAACTTGGAAAAAGACAACATGATCCCACCACAACTAATAAATTAAACTCTAGTCAAGTCAATTTATATCAACCAAAAACATGTaaccatttaaattttcatggaCATCTTTGCACAGTGAGGCAGAACCTTGAAATGAAATATCTCTCAGAAAATATATTCAATGTCCTAATCAACTGAGAATATGATCAGTTTGGCTGTAACTTACTCGAGACATTCTCGGTGAAGATTTTTTTCccttaaataaagaaaatgaagcaTAATCAGAGTAATAAGCACTGAGTAAAGGTTACCAGCcttttttttaatatgaaaTGATATTATATTAATCAAAATACTTAATTACAAAAAGCCGAGGAGGGGTCCACGCAAGATGAAGTAAGACTGGAGTCGAATTAACATAATATTAGACTCCAATTCTTATACAAATCTGTAATTGAGAACAATTTAAACTCCCCACTCTTCGAAATCCAACATTAAACTCTAAATTTAATCTTGTGCCGTGCATTCTTCAAGTAAGTCTTCTAAATTGTCAAAAGTCCTCATGTTCCTCTCCAACCATGAGGAACACGAGGACCTTGCTTGAGGCGAGTGTGAATCTTTGCGTAGATGCCAGAGCATGTAGGTGATGGTAAAACATTGTGATATTTACATAGCCAAGAAAAAGCCCGAACACTTTTCTGAGATTGTAAGTACCAGTAATATCAACGGTAAATTAGATCAAATGCATGCATGAAATTCGTTTAGTTACATGGTTTATGAAGTGGTCTTGATCTCATGAAGGGATATATTGGTGTTTAGGATTTGAAGTTGTTCAGTGGACTCAAAAAAAGTGATGGGGAATTTTCTCAAAAAAGTGATCGCGCATTTTCTTGACTATGTAAGTATCAAGATATTTTACCGTTATCTACATGCTCAGGCATCCACACAAAGAGTCACGCTCACTCCGAGCATATAGGCCCAACAAAGCACTGTACATTAACTCTGAGATAAGGATACTATAACCCAAGCATGCACGATCATCATTCAACAAGAGCGCACAATCATGGAAACTATAAATACTTCTGATAATCAACTATATTTCACCCTCCAAAAAAAAAACCTATATTTCACCCTCCCTCCAACCATCGTTATAGGTGTTATTTAATCCACCAAAAGCAATTCATAACGTGCATAAAGTATCATCATACTCAATTAGAACTTCACTAAAATCTGAGTACCTCGGGGCGATCCGATTGAGATGGAAGAAGACCGAGAGAACGAGCAGAGCGAACGGAACTAATGATCTTCTCTCCAACCTTGGACAAGTCCATACCGCCTCCTTCTCGGGAGAAGAGCAGTGATCCCAGAAATAAATACGTCGACAATTCAAACCCTCCCCGTCCTAAATCCCCAAAGCCACCAACTGCATTTAGCAGCAGAAACGGACTCAGTGGAAATCCAAGTGCTTGTAAATCCGTATTCCGCTGCATTTCAGTTACTCTCCGCTGCCGTCGCGGATGGCCGAATCGCACCGCCGCATTATCCCCAGATCAGATCGGAGATGTTAAAAATTCAGCTAAATTTTCGCGGGGGCTTACTCCGATCGAATTGTGAAGACTATGTTGATTAGGTATTGAGATTCAAGTTCGGAAGTAGACTTGACGACGATAAATATAACACGTTATAAGTACAAGTCTGGTCCGCTGgagttaataaataaataaatataataattatactAATGTTTAGCACAATCTCTCGATAATGAGGGCGTCAGGTGAATTGAacgaaaaataataaaaatttaatttctaaaaacacacaaagattgtagatttttaatttgattgttagttttattattttaataaaatatgacGCTAAAATTAAAGCGAACGACAACGAaatttgaataaataaaatctcaacatgatcatgtatatataatCAGTAGAAAATTACAAACTCTGGAAAATATAATTGTTTGTCACGAAATTTGTGGGAGTGCCAGGCATATGTTTGTGCCAAAATTGTAGAATAACCTAACTTCTTTATCAAACGTTACCACTCTCGATTTGATCGTTCGTTCTAATTCCCTCGAATAGCTCCTAAAAAATGAACACGGAATGaagaatataatgaaattaaagGGGAATTCATAAACAACATCAACATTCATTATGCTGTTATAAATTCGAAGAAAGCTTTTACATGAAACGTGAATGGACATACTAAAAATTTATAGAAGAAGATACAATTCATTGACTAGTACT
Coding sequences:
- the LOC140839988 gene encoding uncharacterized protein — translated: MQRNTDLQALGFPLSPFLLLNAVGGFGDLGRGGFELSTYLFLGSLLFSREGGGMDLSKVGEKIISSVRSARSLGLLPSQSDRPEVPARAAAAAAVARVLAGLPPHQRHTLSSSSEELSSIYGCRPQAVDELEEEFFKEEFDPVRYILEQIPSEEIEPSYFEEKATLRLAQLDKISERLSRHVMEHHEEMVKGMNLVRELEKDLKIANVICMNGRRHLTSSRNEVSRDLIVTTNSKKKQALLDLLPILTEMGNVVNMQEALETLVGEGNFSKAFQILSEYLQLLDSLSGLSVVKEMTSGVEVWLGKTLQKLDSLLLKVCQDFKEDDYITVIDAYALIGDVSGLAEKIQSFFMQEALTESHSALRVIVLEDVEDSNMQNMRLTYSDLCLRIPESKFRQCLLATLSVLFKQMCSYYSITSFQLDENVSSFHSPSVKQHSNLSGISHDSKREASSTFPAEECSLLSTARGFSLTSIDEPPEYSASSDGSKSVYHPNDEGRDNGSAASSSGSPWFLLRKDATLIVSHTLQRGQKNLWQLMTSRIAVLLSSSAVTSSSIHQFLRNYEDLSIFILAGEAFCGIEAVEFRQKLKSICEGYFVAFHRQNIYALKMVMEKENWHIMPPETIQVVSFAGLVGDGAALIISPDGSPSARLLHANRSVVSVVSESKRSGFSYWLECGNPFLLKQNVNSLEYSDSFNLNGVTTHGESGNVNGKLRHIKISPESGDANHINGSSVSEDENDDLHADFIDEDSQLPSRISRPNHSRHQLSYGYDEDSIAQTGSSLSLLRLMDKYARLMQKLEIINVEFFKGICQLFGIFFRFVFETFCQRGIPPGGKGFNHSLPHKLKTALSRITQDYDQWVKPQSSPFSSSSPASLTSLSHKDVTPTSPPTHLNSISSGLKERCAGADTLSLVAKLLHRSKAHLQSRLLQNNGAVVEDFYVHLVDAVPELTQQIHRTTARLLLHVDGYVDRIANAKWEVKELGLEHNGYVDLLLGEFKHYKTRLAHGGVRKEVQDLLLEYGLENIAETLIEGLSRVKRCTDEGRALMSLDLQVLINGLKHFVSIEVGPKLQAVETFIKAFYLPETEYEHWSRAHPEYSKTQIIGLVNLVATMKGWKRKTRLEMLEKIE